In Candidatus Fermentibacter sp., the sequence GAAGGGCCCAGAGGCGGATCAGTGAGGTCGATCCGCATCTTCGGATCGCCCGGGCTGAGATCGGTATCGAGGGATGTGGATCCGGCCGCCGACGCGTCCCTCCTCGGCGAGCTCCTGCCGGAGATGGACAGGCTGCTGACGGAGGAGGAGGGGATCGGCCTCGCGGCGCCGCAGGCAGGGGAGAACATCAGGGTCTTCATCCTGGAGACCTCGATGCTGCCCTCTCTCTGCGGCCACAGGGTGTTCGTGAATCCGAAGCTCGAAGCCTACGGACCTCCGTCCAGGCGGGAGGAGGGATGCCTCAGCGTGCCCGGCATCTACGAACCCGTGACCAGGCCGTCGCTTCTCAGGATGAGCGCGCTCGACCCCTCGGGCGTCCGGTTCGAGCTCGAACTCGACGGTATGGCCGCACGCGCAGCCCAGCACGAGAACGACCATCTCGACGGCATCCTCTTCGTCGACAGGCTCGGCGCCCTGAGGCGCAAACTGCTGAGGGCGAAGCTCCAGAAGCTGGCCGGAGGATGACCGGATCCCCTCCGGGACCCGTTTTCCTCGGGACGGCCGCCTTTGCCGTACCCATCCTCGAATCGCTCGCAGGGTCACGCCACCGCCCTTCTCTCGTGGTGACCCGGGTGGACTCGAAGGCGGGACGCGGGCTTAGGGAATCCGTCACCCCGGTCGCCGCGGCGGCCTGCACCCTCGGGCTGCCGGTCGTGAAGACCGCCCATCCGTCATCGGTCGCCGGGGTCCCCGAGGGATGCCGGTTCGCGGTCTCCGCGGCCTTCGGCCTGTGGCTCCCCGCGAAGTTCATCGCATTGTTCCCGCAGGGCGTGCTCAACGTGCATCCCTCCCTCCTGCCCAGGCACCGCGGACCCTGTCCGGTGGAGAGGGCGATACTCGAAGGCGACCCGGAGACCGGGATCTCCTTCATGCTGACCGACTCCGGCTGGGACACGGGGCCCGTGGTGAGCGCCATCCGGACCCCCGTCGGGGAGGACGAGGATTCCGGGATGCTCTCCTCGCGGCTGGCGGAACTGGCCGCGCGCGA encodes:
- a CDS encoding peptide deformylase, yielding MRSIRIFGSPGLRSVSRDVDPAADASLLGELLPEMDRLLTEEEGIGLAAPQAGENIRVFILETSMLPSLCGHRVFVNPKLEAYGPPSRREEGCLSVPGIYEPVTRPSLLRMSALDPSGVRFELELDGMAARAAQHENDHLDGILFVDRLGALRRKLLRAKLQKLAGG
- a CDS encoding methionyl-tRNA formyltransferase, with the protein product MTGSPPGPVFLGTAAFAVPILESLAGSRHRPSLVVTRVDSKAGRGLRESVTPVAAAACTLGLPVVKTAHPSSVAGVPEGCRFAVSAAFGLWLPAKFIALFPQGVLNVHPSLLPRHRGPCPVERAILEGDPETGISFMLTDSGWDTGPVVSAIRTPVGEDEDSGMLSSRLAELAAREMGGIIDGYLGGLLEPAPQSGEATHADKLTDREALLDWSRPAGELLRTVRAFAPAPGARTSFRGRLLKVLAAAASDSTIPAGSLAVRDGRLLAGCGEGSMELLRLQPESRKAMDGGAFLAGYRPLPGEPLG